The genomic segment cttattatttaacaacTTAGAATAACAACGTCAGTCAGTGgcaaaacaagcacttttactGAACATAACTTTGACAGTCAAAGTTGACCAGAATCATTATGTTACAGCCATTGTCAGAGGCAGAATCTGCATCTACATTGCAGTGTATCTAAGAATCAAGAATTTTACACAACTTCATTAAAAACTACCTGAATGCTTTTTACACTTCAAGTGAGGAGAGATAACCAATTTACGGTTGTATCAGTGATTTCTTCCAACCCAGTAGCCGCATCACCTTTAGTGTACTAAGGAATACTACACATGgatttctgtttgttgtggCACATGCAGTGGCCGGGTTTCAGATGTAAAGGCTGACTTCACTCTCTTTAATTAACAAGGGCACAGTGTGGTTTGATTGGCAGCCAGACCTCAATTAGGTGCAGAGAACTAAAGAGGAATGCAGGCTAAAGTCATGGCAAAGCAAAGAATTACTCAGGCAGTTCCTGTGGTCGTAGTCAACTTCAGGTATCACTTTCCATAGCTTTCACGCCTTGCCTATCTTATTCCCTGTATGGCCTTTCCCTGGGGATCAGGCTTGTGGCTGCATTCCAGAGCTGTCTTCTCAAATTAGACTTTCTGGGGGTTGCAGCCATTCTGATGCTCCCTTCATTGGGGAGGCAATGACACAAACCCTGCCTTCTTGACCACAGTTGAGATCCTGCCAGCTGCCCCAAAACAGCTGTCCCAGTGTGTACACTTAAGGCCTcctgtgattttaaaaagatcTACTTAAACTAACTTACTATTTTTTTATAGGTTTACATTCAGAGTTTCCTGTTCTTTTCAtctttaacttttctttttctaattaACGCTCAAATAGAACACTGAATCTGTAActtgttttcccttttcttcaTCACTTAGTTGACACTCACAATTTTAGTCTTTTATGTTTACATACAACTCTGTCCTGCTCAGGACAGGTGAAAAGCTTTTTAAAGTATTTCTCTCTCATTAGGAGTTGAGCAGAACTGTAGCTGCAAGTTAAAGGAGTATCTCTATAGGTTAGCAAAGCAAGGTTAGGATCTTGAGCTTTGTTTAGCAGTTGTTTAACTGTCTGGACATCTGCCTCTTCATTACTCCGAACAAACCTGGGCCTActggtgtgtgtctctgtgtttaacCTGTAAGCTCCTGCAAAGTCCACAAACTTCTGACTTGTAAACTGTGGTCCGTTATCGCTGTAGAAAAGTTCTGGGATGATTTTTCTTTGAGAAGAGGGGCTTATCCTGCCAGTCCCGGAATGAACTTCCAAGAAAGCTGCAGACTTCTCCCATGATTGATGGCTGTTTCATCTCCCTGATTGACTTGTTTTATATGGATCTGGTTTCCCACCATTTACAGACAGGATGTGACCAAGAAACTTCACTTATCGTCTTTTTAACCCACACTTCCTGGAGATTATGCAGAATAGTGTGGAGATTGATGTGTGCTGGTGTTAAGCTTTTCCCCAAATAACAATGTCCTCCATGTGACATACAAATCCCTGTAGTCCGTTGAGTAGGGGTCGACCGATCGGCTCCAATACCACGcattttgctgattttctgtATCAACGTTTTATTTTCATGCcaatcattttatttatctattaaaAAGTGCACCACTCTGGTTCTGCTATAAGATGCCCctctgcaaaaacacaacaatcctATGATCTGTTTACATTACGATAAGCATGCCCAGTTTTCTAGTCACACTGCTGATAATGTGTGTACAATGCACTTTGTTACAACACTAGTTAGGGTTGGGCGATATGGACACATTTTTCTACCACTAAATGGATCATTTCAGATCTCTGTAGTgacaaatatcacaatatagtATGTTTTCTGTAAAGATTAAATGAAAAAGTGACTATACAAAATAACCACATACTTCATGACAACTTTTTGATAATCCTATGaattaaatacaaattaaagtaaataaatattacaagcaaaaactgaaaaaactacAGTTCAGTTTACAAAAATACCCAATAGTTGAACAAGCCAATCaacataaatataatataacacataAAAAGTACAGCCAATTAACAAAGTATGTTCAGTACAATATGATATGTACAATATCAAAAGTAATAGGCTAGTTACTTTTGCTTGATATCAGCCTGTTTCAAGTAGTCTGCAGTAGTGCAGCCAGTGAAAAAAATAAGTACAGTAATAGctacataaaataaatcaaattccAAGTTTCAGAAATCTTTACATCGACTACACAATGTCCAGTCATCCTTAATGAAGGGAATTGTCAAGCTCATGTAGGGTTGTGTCACTCGACTTGTCCACGTTTGTCGTTAAGGCATAATATGACACATTGCAAAGCTTTGCTTCTACTCTACCCATACTTCTACCTCTACCCATGCAAGCACGGCACCTCTATCTTactgaaatgtttgtgaatTCATGTTATGAGACATGAGATCCCCCACAATGATGTAGTGAACACGGGGCCAAATCAAAACACCCCTAAGGGCCATGTGTGGAAACCAGTTGCAAAGGTTTAAAAGTGATGATGAAAGCTGAAGCAATACTTCGGTGTGAAATCAGCTGTTCTTAGTGTACCATACAGTATTAGACGTGTGTGTTCAATATTATGCTTCAGCTTTTTGTTCTTCAACAGCAGTGCATGAAAGTGGAAGTAATATGGCCTGGGAACTAATTCATGACTTCATGATATGCTTAAACTATACTTGGTCAGTGAtcaaatttgtatttaaaagtatttagtttgaatatttcattgGTTGTGGGTGGTTACAAGATGCATGAGCTATTACGCTCAGGTGACGTATTGTCATGGTTGTCATTGCGCTGTATTATTATTCTGATATTTTTATCAGAAATTCCATGCACCGTGGTGGATGATGAGATATGCAATCAGTTTATAAAAGTGTTTTCACAAACATCCTTTGCTTATCTTGGAAAGGCCAAACACATCATTAGCATTACAGTTCATCTCTTTGTTCTTATTAAACGGAAATCTCAACAGGTCCCCCCACACTCATCTGGCGGCTGCAGGGCTGTTGAATCCACTAGAAAATTTGTCCCGCATTTTGTCAGTGTTCGTCCACAGGCACAAAGAGCACAGACAGCTCTCAAGAGCTGACTCAGACGCTCTATATTCATCAAACTGTATACCTGGCTGTGCTTATAATGCATAAAGAAAGAATATGTTACTACACTGCCTATTCATCCCCTAGCATGCTATGAGGAACATTTTTCATGTAGTACTTAGCTAAAATAGAGGAATGAACCAGTTGTGAACCAGAAGTCCCCaccattttgtttatgtacTATGAAAGCACAGGCTAGAAAAACTCTGATGAAACTATAAAACAAGACAGTGGGGGAAGAAAAGTTTCATCTCCCTTAGTGGAGCGGCTGTGTCTGTATATGGGTCTATCAACTGAGCTACTGGTGTGCGGCGGGGAGAGACAATTTAATCAGAACTTAAAGATCTTTTTTCGACTGATTTAATGTGCTTACAtgcactaataataatataacctAGCTTATTAATATAAAATCTGGATAAAGTAGGTAAAGTAACCAGTAGGACTTAAAgctaactaaactaactaaagcttataaagaaatgtgatgggataaaagtgtcatttctgccactgaGGTGTAATGGGGTAGAAGATGTGGTTTTGGTTTAAAGGGTACTCATGCTGTACAGGTTTTTTGTGAGGAAAGCATAATCTCATGTTGACACCCTGCAATGGATGAATGGACGTGTAGTGGAATCTAGGCAAATCCCCAGGAGGAAGGCGGGACTCCCAGTGGCTGCTACTAAGGCAGACAGATGGGAGGGGAAATCAAGGCGGCTGTAACTGTATATATTTCAGTAATATTGTCAGTTTTCACATTGAACTGGAGGGACTGTCCCTCAGTaataaatgattgttttttttctcattgtaAGTAAAATAATGGTagtattttaaaattaaataagcTACATTACAGAGAGCTTTGAAAAACATGCCTCTCAAAAATAAAGTGCTTAATTTtagaaaaatacagttttaatttgagttccctttttcctcttttggtcAACTCTATTTCACATCTTGACATCTTGGCCTCCAAGCCCGATGCAAGAAACCTAGTGTATCAAAGCAGTTGCTCATAGGAGGCACAATAGTTTGGGTGTTTTGACAGAATTGTAAACAAAGGTGGCGGGTAGTAAGACAATGGCCTTTGAGTTAGACTGTCAGGTTTCTCTGGCTGGGGAATTTTCCACACCTGTAGCATGCTTAGCAATCTGAAGGTGTTTGTGACTTGGTTGATTTGTGAGTTGATTGATGTGGGGCCTTATGTGTGGCTtgcttcattgttttttattgtcacaGCGTCAATATCTGTTCGCTTTCCCCTCTGAGGTCTGTTTGCTATCTTTTTACCAATGTTGTCTTCCTTATTGACAGCTTAGAGGCCCCCAGCTCAGCGCCACCTTGTTGAAGGTCcatttaatatgtttttgtaaaaaGGTCAGAACTATAGCCCTGGGCTACCCAATTCCTGAGAAACACTTTATGGAATGTTATTGGAAGCCCTGTAGACTGGTATTTAAAGCAAGGTGCTCATCATGTTCTTGCAGTAATATGAGTCTCGGTGTCACAGTAAGCTTTTTGCCAGGAAATTTTGCATTTGAATTTGTGAAAATGAACATCCAGTGAATATACATGGCCGTTGTGGCTCTAATACCCATCTATCTCCTCTCTCCACAGATGCAGCAGCTCTTCTATGAGAACTATGAACCAAATAAGAAGGGCTACATACGTGATCTGCACAACAGCAAAATCCATCGAGCCATCACCCTCCACCCCAACAAGAATCCTCCCTACCAGTATCGCCTACATAGCTATATGCTCAGCCGCAAGATTGCAGATCTGCGCCACCGAACCATTCAGCTCCACCGGGAGATCGTCCAGATGGGGCGCTATGGAGCGGCTGAACCCAGCCGAGAGGACCTCCAGCTAGGCATGCCACCCTCTTTCATGCGCTTCCACCCACGGCAGAGGGAGGATGTCCTGGAGTGGGAGTTTCTGACAGGGAAGTACCTGTTCTCAGCGTCTGATGGTCAGCCTCCCCGCCGGGGGATGGATTCCTCCCAAAGGCAAGCcctggatgacatcatcatgcaAGTGATGGAGATGATCAACGCTAATGCTAAGACACGGGGGCGGGTCATTGATTTCAAAGAAATCCAGTACGGCTACCGGAGGGTCAATCCCTTATATGGGGCAGAGTATGTGCttgatctgctgctgctgtacaaGAAGCACAAAGGAAAGACTATGACAGTCCCTGTGAGAAGACATGCATACCTGCAGCAGACCTTCAGCCAGATCCAGTTCAGAGAGGAGGACGAGATGGATGCCAGAGCTCTGGCCAGTCACATCAACAAGGAGTCAGACTCCCTCTCATTTCTGTCCAACTCCCTCAAGATGCTGGTTCCCTTCAAGCTGGCCACCTCTGGCCAGGACCAGAGGGAACCAAAAGAGAAGAAAGTAAACATCTTGGTACCTCTGTCGGGACGCTACGACATCTTTGTGCGTTTCATGGCCAATTTTGAACGAGTTTGTCTGATCCCCAACCAGAATGTCAAGCTGCTGATCCTGCTGTTCAGCacagacaacaacacagagcGGGTCAAACAGGTGGAGCTGATGAGAGAGTATCACATGAAGTATCCCCGGGCTGAGATGGAGATAAAGCCTGTCACCGGCTCCTTCTCAAGGGCTCTAGCTTTGGAAGTAGGTTCCTTGCACTTCTCTAACGATTCACTGCTCTTCTACTGTGATGTGGATCTGCTCTTCACCAGTGATTTCCTCAAGCGATGTCGAACCAATACGGCCCTGGGGGAGCAGTCTTACTTCCCCATCATCTTCAGTCAGTATGACCCCAAGGTGGTGTACGCTGGGAAGGTCCCCAGCAACAACCACTATGTCTTCACTTCTAAGACAGGCTTGTGGAGGAACTACGGCTTTGGGATCGTCTGTGTCTACAAGGGAGACTTGGTTCGAGCTGGAGGCTTTGACACCTCCATACAGGGGTGGGGGCTGGAGGATGTGGACCTCTTTAATAAATTTGTCCAGTCAGGGATTAAGTTGTTCAGAAGCACAGACACAGGGATAGTGCATGTCCACCACCCTGTCATATGTGACCCCAACCTAGAGGCGAAGCAATATAAGATGTGCCTGGGTTCCAAAGCCTCCTCGCACGGCTCCACCCAGCAGCTGGCTGAGCTTTGGCTGGAGAAGAACGACCAGAGCTTCAGGAGACTGGCCACCAATAACGGCTCAGTTAGGACAGTGTGAGTAAAGCCGGGCCATCATGAACTGAATGGTCTGAGCTCCTCTTAGTGGTGTTTCACTAcctaatttattttttactgaaaTGAAAGACTTCACATTgatatattttgaaaatatgtctcttttttaaaaaaaaacatgatgaacaATTCATAGACACAGTCTGGGCTCCAGAATGGAAGTACATGATTAATGAATATTGACCAATATTCTTATGTGAGCCTGATAATAGCAGGGGCCTGTTACTTGTTATCTATCAGGACAATGGGAGAGGGGGAGGCAGGGGTTATTAATGTTGTACCTCAGTGAAGTACACCGTCATGGTCCTTGAATATTCCATTTGTCTTGTGTGCAGAAAACAGACTGGTGTCCATGTACTCTCAGACCAGCAGTGCTCGAAACATAATTCAACTCTTGATTGTGAATGTTTACAAAAGACTGATTCTGAACAACATTTCATCAATGAGAACTTAAATCACAGATATCTCAATGATTACTATGGgccatttcatttgattttctcTGATTTTCCTTTCCATTTGCTTTTATGGTTTTGGTAATATGACACAACACTGTTACGGTTACTCCaggatttatttgtatttttctttattaatttcTGTGAACTCAACTGCTGGATTTTATATCTGCAATTTATCCTTTGCTGTCTAATTTATTGAGTTTGCAGGCTCCTTTTTCGACTTTCTGACTGTTGAAATATGTATATTGGAAAGATTGTATAACCATGCCATTTGTGGGATAGTGTTATTGTATGTTCCTTTTCTTAAACTCATTATCACCAAAGAGTTTTGCACAGTCTGCTTTAGATTTCATGttgcctgtgcgtgtgtgtgtgtgtgtgtgtgtgtgagagagagagagtgtgcgtgtgtgtgtgtgtgtgtgtgtgtgtgtgtgtgtgtgcatgcgtgggTGGGTGGAGTTTTGCAGGCACAAATATGAAACTGGCTGTATAATGAAGAGTAAACACAAGCTCTGTCTATCCCAGGCCTTTCTGATGGGTGAGGTGGGAACCAGTCTGGCCTTTATTCCAGTGGTATGACATGGGAGCAGCGCTCTGGTCGGCCAGCTCAAGTCACACATCACTGTCTCTTTTTACAAATGACTTTCTtttatgttgaaataaaaagtGTTGTGGCTGGTCCCAGTCTGCAAAGGGGTGGCTTGAGTGCTGATTCCATTGAGCTGTGTGATAACCCACATTGTCTGGTCCTGTGTTTCTGGTTTGAAGCCTGAAATACTGTCCTGCTCTCCTGCCTGTGTTGCCAATAGGCAGGTACTGTAGTTGTAGCACTCCATTGGGTTAATGTTCCACCATTACAACATGAATGGCTGATATTTAAGACTGATGTAACAGgatgagtcattttttttgttttctttgactttttttgtaatttttgttcTTTCAGCTCTGTCCAACTGGGCACGGTTTTCtatttaaatctaaataaaaatggGGGTCAAAGTAtcaaaatgtgctgcttttgttcctttattgtcagtctgttacatttttttatcaCAGCTTACTTTAGGTCCTCTGTCATCTCAGTTTTAATTGTGTCTAAGTGGTACATCCTGCCAAACAAATCTTCATGTCATCTTTGAAAGTGACAGTGTCTTCGATGCCCGGAGCCATTGCCTTGTTAGTAATCCAGCCCTGGGGAACATTCCTGTGCTGGAATTCAAAACCAGTTCAAAGAATCATTTCACAACAGGCCTTACAGTAAAGATTCCCCACCACTGAGATTGTGAAATTGAATGAATTAATAACAACATCAAATTAACAATAAATCTCCTCACTCACTTGCTGCAATTACTACAAGAAAGTGTGATGCAGCTGAGTTGAATCTCATGGCTGTTCTGTCATCTACATTTGGAGACAAATTTCAGTCTACAGACCAGTTAATTGGggacaacaaaaaaataccCCACTGGGTGAAAGCCGTTTGTGGGTCAGTGGTTAAGGTTAGCTTTAAAGGCTAGGGTAAGTCTGTAAGTCTATATAAAGTCTTCAAAagtgagtgtgtatgagtgagAGGACAACCTTCATTTGACTTTATTATTCCAGCTTTGCTATGTTTCTTCCAAAACTTTATTTCAGTTGAGTTTTTggtgtcattgtgttttctgaattgGGGGGAAATGGGGAAGATGCAAAAAATAATTCTACAAAAGATTGGGAGCATGTAGTTGTAAGgacatttattattaaaggCTTTATTGTGACTTCCAATATTGAAATAGCACTTGGAActcagccttcattttgatctcaactaaACACTTAAAGTGTTCTGACTAGCATTGTTGTGAAGTCATCAAGTTGACAAAATCTatccacagacagacatataaacacctggagtATTTGGCATCTGTGGTAGTTCCTTCATCAAATTAGGTGTCTCCAGAGGTATGTATTACGAGGAAAGTGCAAAATACTTTATACGTTTCTGTTATCTGGCTTCACTAACTGATGGTTATCAACTTGATGAGACAACCCAGGTTTTCCACATCTAGCAATGAGCACGTTCACATGTAAGTGAAGTTGTTTGCAGCGAATGACCAATCGCAAATGTCTGCTGGCAGCAGTCCAGAATATTTTATTAACAAcgaacaaaatgtaaaattagaCAAATATGAAGAAGCTGAACACATATTATAGACTGAAAGCAAAACATTTACAGCCACCAAATCTCCCTAGTACTTTCCAGTCCCCTTATTTGGACCATAGCCATCTTCAACTGAGCCTTAGTTATGTTTTCAACTGCAGTCTTGTAAAGTTTTGGGACTGCATTTTGACCACTTGTGATGCTATTGTGTTGACAAAATCTGTTGATGgactgacagaaataaaaacacctgGAAAAATATTCAAAACTGCTTCCGTGCTAGTTCCCACTACAGCATGTCTCTAGGATGACATTTTGCAATGATCCCACATACAAACAGACTCACAAACATTACGAGCCCATTCAGTTTCTGGTAACGAAGTTTAACCAGAGCAATATTTATTTCACAGGACTGCTGTAAtgcatacagttgttatgccaAGCAGCTTATATTTTTCGGCTCACTGTGTATTTTAAGTGCCAGGCTGGGAAATCCTAGCTAGGATAATAACTattatttaatttcaaaatcataaaacacattcatgTGTTGAGCTTGAGAATTTCATTCTTGAGCACCTGACTAGCAGTTGCAATTCATTTTCTCCTCATCTATTATATGTACCTGCTTATCCTGCAAGGGTCGCTGGGGGCTGGGGCCAATTCCAGCTGACACTGGACTGATGGGACAGATAATAAGTGTGGAATCCGTCAAACAGTGTTACAGCCACCACTGAGCACACTAAGTGATTTTAAATTCAGCCAACCAAGAACAGTTTTGTCATTCTGCTGAAAACACTGTTACTTTTGGAAGATGCtgcatgtatgtttgtgtgtgtgtgaacacacTTTAGAGGGATGTTTTATAGACATGCTTTGGCATAGTTTTTTAAGACACACATGGAGATAGCAGggcctctgtgacatttcaCCTCCTCTACGATGCATACTGTGTGTGAAACCAGGATGAAACTTTCAATGCTGGGCCCCAGTTCACTGCAGGTCAGCAGGACTGTAGTCAGTATTGCAGGAGATTCTTTACCAGCAGTAACGTAGGCAGCACAACAGCGTAAGAATTCAAGACTACGATTGgtatttgaacattttattgaAGGAACAACAAATATACattagcagaaaatggaagGGAAAAATTCTTATTGTCCAAACAACCCAGGgtagcagtgcatgtgtgaacactactgtatgCATTAGATCCACAGTATGCTGGAAGCAGTTTTACCAGTTACAGTAGCAGTCTATCATAgcttgctagctaacgttagctacaagCTGACGACGCTAATGATGGGCCAATACATATGACAACATAaggagctaacattagctagatTGACTACAAAATACAGAGTAATAATAGCAGAGACTAACAGAGACACGGCTACCATGGCGTCCATTTCAGGCATATGACTCCATCAGTCGTCGCCATCGTTGAACAGCCACTCCAATGTTGACTATCGTTTCACCTCATGAGCTATCCAACATCATTTTGTTTGAAGCCCTCTCcagtctgtctttcttttcttgctctGTTTGGCAGTACCAGAGTCCATGGATTTTTTTCCCGCTAAATCATTGGGCATTTTGATTGCGGTCTGGATGTTAAGAGATTTTATACAAACATAAAAGAAGATATGCTGCTGAACAGAATTACGAATCCCAGCTTTAAGTATCCATTTACATGTaacaaaaaatgcattaaaaaatagGGGGGTGAGCTGTTTTTCCTTCACTTTTAAGAGAGGCTATTTTTCCAACCTCTACCCTGATGGAGCCGAAAAGTACAGATTTTTCTCTGGGGGAAATACAGCTGGCAGTCCGCTGTATCACCACCACTGCTGGCTATTAGACTCATACaaccccaagtgtgtgaagcaCAGGTATCACAGGTCATTCCTTCCTGCTGCTATCAGACTCTACAatcagcactgctcccagtagacctcacTTGGGCACTGTGCAATAAAATCTCTTTACATAAGCCATTTCTCATTTTGGTTTGCACTAACTGGGCAATTTTCATAAgcatatttattatctattaataacaatacactgccacactgtttataattacactgtttatatttgtacatattatgtattatattgttcattttttaacattattattgtttattgtaaaatgactgtcctttggctgctgtgacacacacatttccttGTTCATGGGAttaataaaggaattctgaatCTGATAATACTAACCAACCACCGCAAGAACACAGTAACAACCAGAGAATATTTGATTTGAGTTTTCCATGCTGAAATCTGTCAGAAAATCTTTAACACTACTGTGTTAGTAGTTACCTAGTAAACTAGTAAACTAGTTGCTTCAAGGGGACAACTCATCGCTGTAGAGCACACAGCAGAGTGTCCATCTCCGGTCCCTATTGCCCATCCATTCTAGTATCAAACGTTCAAAGATTCCAAAAGTAGTTAGCACTCAGCTTGTTCTACATTTGTGTGCCCTGATTAATAAACGTATTATTTAATTTCGAAATAGTACCCTTATGTTGTCATTGCATTTGTAATTTAATGAAATGTATattgtggaaaacaaaaaatgaaattgcCCCCCCGGAACTTTTAACAGCCCCCTCAGTCACTTCATCCTAGCGTCAGGCCTGACCACCTTAAACCTCTAGGATGAAATTGTTGGACACAGACGTCGAATGTGGACCGCTCACTGGAATATTTAACAAGCAAAATTGAGCTGATGGACCTCAATGGTGATTTAGATCCATCTAAGCGGTTCAGCTGTTAATTGACGTACTGATTAAATAAGAAATGCATTAGAATTGCAGTATTCAATAACAAGCATGCATTTTTACACCTCTAAACATTTTTtacactatttttttttgttttattcaaaggTTACATTAATTGACGTGAAAACAAATAAGTGTTTCACTCAACTCGacattttaacaaaacattttctaacttgcccctcagggcttctgtacatagctcaacaaaatataaaacaaagagtTTACTAATTGTTAGACagacattttagacattttaatacGGAATTAATATCCcaagtgaaaaagaaatgtactATTTTACGTATTTGTAACTTTGGAACATCTGGATAATCTTAGCTGTTCCTAGGACTGCAATCTTCTGGACAGAAATCTTGGATGTTGTTCCTGGGATCTGCTGGGACCACTCTCACAGTTTCCAGGTCACAGCCCCAAGTGCTCCTATTACCATCAGGACCATTATTGCCCTAACACTCCACGTGTTCTCCAGTTCTTGTTTCAGCCATAGCGCTGTCAAACTTCTTGTGTTGCTTATTTTGCATGTGGCTGTCATTTGGGATTGATACATTTATTACCACTGTCTTCTTCGGATGTTTGTCCACCACAACCACATCCGGTTGGTTAGCCATCACCAGTTTGATGGTCTGTATCTGGAAGTCCCACAGGATCTTGGCTTGGTCATTCACCACCACCTTCGGAGATATCGCCCATCTTTGACCTGTTCCTGTGCTGTCTTTCAGTGTAGCTCACTAACTCGCTAAGTGTACAACCTCTAGATGCTGGACTTGTGGTGCAACCATCCATGCGCTGGAGGAGCCTCCTTGTCTTGATATCAGTGGCCTCTTTTTTCTCTGGTATCTGAAGACTGGCAAGGGCGTGTTGATTGCTCGGACCTTGTTCTTAACATTCAGCTGCCTTTTCAGGACTTGACTTACTCTTTGTAGGTATTTGACTGTGGCTACTGACCTAGTTACCTCCTTTTGGTTTCCATTTGCTTGCGGGACTTCAGGGTATGTGTCTACATCTGCTATGTTGCCTTCTGGTAGTTAAACCCCTTCAGTTTGA from the Sparus aurata chromosome 4, fSpaAur1.1, whole genome shotgun sequence genome contains:
- the chsy1 gene encoding chondroitin sulfate synthase 1, translating into MAGRSRRAWFSVLLGLVVGFTLASRLILPKATELKKAGQKRKANPAGCGLNGGLRTEYGGVQWPPQDNGSPATEKPGSRTKNFLFVGVMTAQKYLDSRAVAAHRTWAQTIPGRVEFFSSEGSNTGIPIPIVALRNVDDSYPPQKKSFMMLKYMHDHYLDKYEWFMRADDDVYIKSERLESFLRSLNSSEAIFLGQTGMGARDELGKLALEPGENFCMGGPGVIMSREVLKRMVPHIRECLQEMYTTHEDVEVGRCVRRFAGVQCVWSYEMQQLFYENYEPNKKGYIRDLHNSKIHRAITLHPNKNPPYQYRLHSYMLSRKIADLRHRTIQLHREIVQMGRYGAAEPSREDLQLGMPPSFMRFHPRQREDVLEWEFLTGKYLFSASDGQPPRRGMDSSQRQALDDIIMQVMEMINANAKTRGRVIDFKEIQYGYRRVNPLYGAEYVLDLLLLYKKHKGKTMTVPVRRHAYLQQTFSQIQFREEDEMDARALASHINKESDSLSFLSNSLKMLVPFKLATSGQDQREPKEKKVNILVPLSGRYDIFVRFMANFERVCLIPNQNVKLLILLFSTDNNTERVKQVELMREYHMKYPRAEMEIKPVTGSFSRALALEVGSLHFSNDSLLFYCDVDLLFTSDFLKRCRTNTALGEQSYFPIIFSQYDPKVVYAGKVPSNNHYVFTSKTGLWRNYGFGIVCVYKGDLVRAGGFDTSIQGWGLEDVDLFNKFVQSGIKLFRSTDTGIVHVHHPVICDPNLEAKQYKMCLGSKASSHGSTQQLAELWLEKNDQSFRRLATNNGSVRTV